One Streptomyces sp. B21-105 genomic region harbors:
- a CDS encoding SDR family NAD(P)-dependent oxidoreductase, translated as MTDLSGLRAVVTGGASGIGLATARTLAARGAAVAVLDLDPDGVGEPLLGLRADVTDDASVRAAVQQAAERLGGLDIVVNNAGIGAVGTIEDNPDDDWHRVLDVNVLGIVRVTRAALPHLRRSAHAAVVNTCSIGATAGLPQRALYCASKGAVLSLTLAMAADHVREGIRVNCVNPGTADTPWVSRLLDAADDPESERAALNARQPMGRLVTADEVAAAIVYLASPAAASVTGTSLAVDGGMQGLRMRPADPS; from the coding sequence ATGACCGATCTGTCAGGGCTCAGGGCGGTCGTCACCGGAGGCGCGTCCGGCATCGGCCTCGCGACCGCCCGCACGCTGGCGGCGCGGGGCGCGGCGGTCGCCGTCCTCGACCTCGACCCGGACGGGGTCGGCGAACCGCTGCTCGGCCTCCGGGCCGACGTCACGGACGACGCCTCGGTGCGCGCCGCCGTGCAGCAGGCCGCCGAGCGGCTCGGCGGCCTGGACATCGTGGTCAACAACGCGGGCATCGGCGCGGTGGGCACCATCGAGGACAACCCGGACGACGACTGGCACCGGGTCCTGGACGTCAACGTCCTCGGCATCGTGCGCGTCACCCGCGCCGCCCTGCCGCATCTGCGCCGCTCCGCCCACGCGGCGGTCGTCAACACCTGCTCGATCGGCGCCACCGCGGGCCTCCCGCAGCGCGCCCTGTACTGCGCCAGCAAGGGCGCGGTCCTCTCGCTCACTCTCGCCATGGCCGCCGACCACGTCCGCGAGGGCATCCGCGTCAACTGCGTGAACCCCGGCACGGCCGACACCCCGTGGGTCTCCCGGCTCCTCGACGCCGCCGACGACCCCGAGAGCGAGCGCGCCGCCCTCAACGCCCGCCAGCCCATGGGACGCCTGGTCACAGCGGACGAAGTCGCGGCCGCCATCGTCTACCTGGCGAGCCCCGCTGCGGCCTCCGTCACCGGCACCTCGCTCGCGGTGGACGGCGGCATGCAGGGGCTCCGGATGCGCCCGGCGGACCCGTCGTGA
- a CDS encoding aldo/keto reductase: protein MRTTRLGAGAVTVSELALGCAALGNLYRPVSEDAARATVDAAWDVGIRTFDTAPHYGLGLSERRLGAALRDRPRDSYTLSTKVGRLLVPHPQGDADDDLDHGFAVSATHRRVWDFSADGVSRSLEASLERLGVDRVDVALLHDPDDHAEQALREAYPALERLRAEGVVGAIGIGMNQSALPARFVRETDIDVVLLAGRYTLLDQEGLAELLPQAAARGCGVVVGGVFNSGLLTAPRPGATYDYAPAPQPVLDRALRLLEVCERHGVPLRAAALRFPFGHPAVASVLTGARSPQEVHDTVDQLRRPIPDALWDELRAEGLLDPDTPVPSATPSGPSAPPEEPS, encoded by the coding sequence GTGAGGACCACGCGGCTGGGGGCCGGCGCGGTGACGGTGTCGGAGCTGGCGCTGGGCTGCGCCGCCCTCGGCAACCTCTACCGGCCGGTCTCCGAAGACGCCGCCCGTGCCACGGTGGACGCCGCCTGGGACGTCGGCATCCGCACGTTCGACACCGCCCCCCACTACGGCCTCGGCCTGTCCGAACGGCGGCTCGGCGCCGCGCTGCGCGACCGCCCCCGGGACTCCTACACCCTCTCCACCAAGGTGGGCCGGCTGCTCGTCCCGCATCCGCAGGGGGACGCCGACGACGACCTCGATCACGGCTTCGCCGTCTCGGCCACCCACCGCCGCGTGTGGGACTTCAGCGCCGACGGCGTGTCGCGCTCCCTGGAGGCGAGCCTCGAACGACTCGGCGTCGACCGCGTCGACGTGGCCCTGCTGCACGACCCCGACGACCACGCCGAGCAGGCGCTCCGCGAGGCGTATCCGGCACTGGAGCGGCTGCGCGCGGAAGGGGTGGTCGGCGCGATCGGCATCGGCATGAACCAGTCGGCGCTGCCCGCCCGGTTCGTGCGCGAGACCGACATCGACGTGGTCCTGCTGGCCGGCCGCTACACGCTCCTGGACCAGGAAGGGCTCGCCGAGCTGCTCCCGCAGGCCGCCGCCCGCGGCTGTGGCGTCGTCGTCGGCGGAGTGTTCAACTCCGGTCTGCTCACCGCGCCCCGGCCCGGTGCCACCTACGACTACGCACCGGCTCCGCAACCCGTGCTCGACCGGGCGCTGCGGCTGCTCGAGGTCTGCGAACGCCACGGCGTACCGCTGCGGGCCGCCGCGCTGCGCTTCCCGTTCGGCCATCCCGCGGTCGCGAGCGTCCTCACCGGGGCGCGGTCGCCGCAGGAGGTGCACGACACCGTGGATCAGCTGCGACGCCCGATCCCGGACGCCCTGTGGGACGAGCTGCGCGCCGAGGGCCTGCTCGACCCGGACACCCCCGTCCCCTCCGCCACGCCGAGCGGGCCGTCCGCACCGCCCGAGGAGCCGTCATGA
- a CDS encoding ABC transporter permease, translated as MSATTDLTEPTASKAGPAADDTVRRRVDLGRFRELSLVPAILVLGLIGFIVSPAFLTADNLIGVAQQSTELSLLVLATTFILIAGRMDLSLESTIGVAPVIAVWLVLPSSGGRFNGLGLLPEWTAVPLCLLVGALIGAVNGFLILKLRLNGFIVTLGALTMLRGLQVALSEGQSIVELPSSFTYLGKASWLGMPAAIWVCALLFAVGGSALAWLRHGRALYAIGGNAEAARTAGIRVDRIVWIVLILGSVLAAFAGILYSGHYGSISATQGSGWIFQVFAATVIGGVSLNGGKGSVFGALTGVLTLQLVVNVMTLAGVPPLWNQFLNGAIIIVALIISRFASGEKQE; from the coding sequence ATGTCCGCCACCACAGATCTCACCGAGCCCACCGCGAGCAAGGCGGGGCCGGCCGCCGACGACACCGTCCGCCGCCGGGTCGACCTCGGACGCTTCCGTGAGCTGTCCCTGGTTCCGGCCATCCTCGTCCTGGGCCTGATCGGGTTCATCGTCTCGCCGGCCTTCCTCACCGCCGACAACCTGATCGGTGTGGCTCAGCAGTCCACCGAGCTGAGTCTGCTGGTGCTCGCCACGACGTTCATCCTGATCGCCGGACGGATGGACCTGTCGCTGGAGTCCACCATCGGCGTGGCTCCCGTCATCGCCGTCTGGCTCGTACTGCCCTCCAGCGGCGGCCGGTTCAACGGACTCGGCCTGCTTCCCGAGTGGACTGCCGTCCCGCTCTGCCTGCTGGTCGGCGCGCTGATCGGCGCCGTCAACGGCTTCCTCATCCTCAAGCTGCGCCTCAACGGCTTCATCGTCACACTCGGCGCGCTGACCATGCTCCGCGGTCTGCAGGTCGCTCTCTCCGAGGGCCAGTCCATCGTCGAGCTGCCCTCGTCCTTCACCTACCTGGGCAAGGCGTCCTGGCTGGGCATGCCCGCCGCCATCTGGGTGTGCGCGCTGCTCTTCGCCGTCGGGGGCAGCGCACTGGCCTGGCTGCGTCACGGCAGGGCGCTGTACGCGATCGGCGGCAACGCGGAGGCCGCCCGCACCGCGGGCATCCGCGTCGACCGCATCGTGTGGATCGTCCTCATCCTCGGCAGCGTCCTCGCCGCGTTCGCCGGCATCCTCTACAGCGGCCACTACGGCTCCATCTCCGCCACCCAGGGCAGCGGCTGGATCTTCCAGGTCTTCGCCGCGACGGTGATCGGCGGGGTCAGCCTCAACGGCGGCAAGGGTTCCGTCTTCGGTGCCCTCACCGGCGTCCTCACCCTGCAGCTGGTCGTGAACGTCATGACGCTGGCGGGCGTGCCGCCGCTGTGGAACCAGTTCCTCAACGGCGCCATCATCATCGTCGCCTTGATCATCTCGCGCTTCGCCTCCGGCGAGAAGCAGGAGTAA
- a CDS encoding fumarylacetoacetate hydrolase family protein — translation MKLLRVGAPGQERPAVRTDDGRLLDLSSVTPDIDGPFLASGGVDRARAAVTAGELPELDAETLRVGAPVTRPGKIVCVGLNYRDHAAETGAAIPPRPVVFMKDPGTVVGPYDEVLIPRGSVKTDWEVELAVVIGRRARYLDGPGAARSVIAGYAVSHDVSEREFQLDYSSQWDLGKSCETFNPLGPWLVTADEVGDPQNLGLHLSVNGVKRQQGRTADMIFAVDHLVAYLSQYMVLEPGDVINTGTPAGVALGLPGTPYLRPGDTVELAIDGLGGQRQTFAQA, via the coding sequence GTGAAACTGCTTCGAGTCGGCGCCCCCGGACAGGAGCGCCCCGCCGTCCGCACCGACGACGGCCGGCTGCTGGACCTGTCGTCCGTGACGCCGGACATCGACGGCCCCTTCCTGGCCTCGGGCGGAGTCGACCGGGCCCGCGCCGCCGTCACGGCGGGAGAACTGCCCGAGCTCGACGCGGAGACCTTGCGCGTCGGGGCTCCCGTCACCCGCCCCGGCAAGATCGTCTGCGTCGGTCTGAACTACCGCGACCACGCCGCCGAGACCGGTGCGGCGATCCCCCCGCGCCCGGTGGTCTTCATGAAGGACCCCGGCACGGTGGTCGGCCCGTACGACGAGGTGCTGATCCCCCGGGGCTCCGTGAAGACCGACTGGGAGGTCGAACTCGCGGTCGTCATCGGACGCCGGGCCCGCTACCTCGACGGCCCCGGCGCCGCGCGGTCCGTGATCGCGGGATACGCCGTCAGCCACGACGTCTCCGAGCGCGAGTTCCAGCTCGACTACTCGTCCCAGTGGGACCTCGGCAAGTCCTGCGAGACCTTCAACCCGCTCGGCCCCTGGCTCGTCACCGCCGACGAGGTCGGCGACCCGCAGAACCTCGGCCTGCACCTGAGCGTCAACGGCGTGAAGCGGCAACAGGGCCGTACCGCAGACATGATCTTCGCGGTCGACCACCTCGTGGCCTACCTGAGCCAGTACATGGTCCTGGAACCGGGCGACGTGATCAACACCGGTACCCCCGCGGGCGTCGCGCTGGGACTCCCCGGCACTCCCTACCTGCGTCCCGGCGACACCGTCGAGCTCGCCATCGACGGCCTCGGCGGCCAGCGCCAGACCTTCGCCCAAGCGTGA
- a CDS encoding sugar ABC transporter substrate-binding protein: MKLAHTRSTAAAVTAVVAVLALATACNRESTGSTAAGGDKPALGIDLPRSDSDFWNSYAQYVKGDIKTGGLNALPLSNSQNDVTKLVANVQVFQNTGAKAIVMAPQDTGAIASTLDTLASKKIPVVSVDTRPDKGDVYMVVRADNRAYGTKACEFLGKQLGGTGKVAELQGALDSINGRDRSEAFAECMKTKFPKIKVFELPTDWKGDVASAKLQSLLAQHPDLNGVYMQAGGVFLQPTLALLEQKGLLKPAGQKGHISIVSNDGIPQEFDAIRKGQIDATVSQPADLYAKYALYYAEAAAEGKTFEPGATDHDSTIIKIPNGLEDQLPAPLVTKDNVDDKTLWGNNVG; encoded by the coding sequence ATGAAGCTCGCTCACACCCGTTCCACCGCCGCAGCCGTCACCGCCGTCGTCGCGGTCCTGGCCCTCGCCACCGCGTGCAATCGCGAGAGCACCGGCTCGACGGCCGCGGGCGGTGACAAGCCCGCCCTCGGCATCGACCTGCCGCGCTCCGACTCCGACTTCTGGAACTCCTACGCGCAGTACGTCAAGGGCGACATCAAGACGGGCGGCCTCAACGCCCTGCCGCTCAGCAACTCGCAGAACGACGTCACCAAGCTGGTCGCCAACGTCCAGGTGTTCCAGAACACCGGCGCCAAGGCCATCGTCATGGCCCCCCAGGACACCGGCGCCATCGCCTCCACCCTCGACACCCTCGCGTCGAAGAAGATCCCCGTGGTCAGCGTCGACACCAGACCCGACAAGGGCGACGTCTACATGGTCGTCCGCGCGGACAACCGTGCGTACGGCACCAAGGCCTGCGAGTTCCTCGGCAAGCAGCTGGGCGGCACGGGCAAGGTCGCCGAACTCCAGGGGGCCCTGGACTCGATCAACGGGCGCGACCGCTCCGAGGCGTTTGCGGAGTGCATGAAGACGAAGTTCCCGAAGATCAAGGTGTTCGAGCTGCCCACCGACTGGAAGGGCGACGTGGCCTCCGCCAAGCTGCAGAGCCTGCTCGCCCAGCACCCCGACCTGAACGGCGTCTACATGCAGGCCGGCGGTGTCTTCCTGCAGCCGACGCTGGCCCTGCTGGAGCAGAAGGGCCTGCTCAAGCCGGCCGGCCAGAAGGGCCACATCTCCATCGTCTCCAACGACGGCATCCCGCAGGAGTTCGACGCCATCCGCAAGGGCCAGATCGACGCCACCGTCTCCCAGCCCGCGGACCTCTACGCCAAGTACGCGCTGTACTACGCCGAGGCCGCGGCCGAGGGCAAGACCTTCGAGCCGGGCGCCACCGACCACGACTCCACGATCATCAAGATCCCCAACGGCCTCGAGGACCAGCTGCCGGCGCCGCTGGTCACCAAGGACAACGTGGACGACAAGACCCTGTGGGGCAACAACGTCGGCTGA
- a CDS encoding L-rhamnose mutarotase yields the protein MKVALHTKVRADRVEEYEAAHREVPEELTAAIRAAGVSEWTIWRSGTDLFHLLDVEDYPAMIAELERLPVNTAWQTRMADLLDVAHDYSATGATASLPVVWQL from the coding sequence ATGAAGGTCGCCCTGCACACCAAGGTCCGCGCCGACCGCGTCGAGGAGTACGAGGCCGCACACCGCGAGGTGCCCGAGGAGCTGACCGCCGCCATCCGCGCCGCGGGGGTGAGCGAGTGGACCATCTGGCGCAGCGGCACCGACCTGTTCCACCTGCTGGACGTCGAGGACTACCCGGCGATGATCGCCGAACTCGAGAGACTGCCCGTCAACACCGCGTGGCAGACGCGGATGGCCGACCTGCTCGACGTCGCCCACGACTACTCCGCGACCGGCGCGACCGCCTCACTGCCGGTGGTGTGGCAGCTGTGA
- a CDS encoding DUF4139 domain-containing protein, giving the protein MSTAPEPIPLPVTAVTCLEDRAHVERTAVLDLEAGVQRLRLGPVSALAVDRTLHAELTADAPATVLDARIVREWSPRGPGPTDDDTPLRHRAHALEEELRVLGRRRDRLRTRLDTLGRLAADLLREIGEGAGHGEVEGPRWDRELDRLDGERDSCEERLRAVDARFADRTAELTAARQAMDLAEEEPAELTGHIELTVEAAAAGPAGLRLSHLTACALWRPVYRAVLDGELLTLETDAMVWQRTGEDWSDVALTLSTARSAQAAAPPRLREDRLTLQDRSPAERRSVDVELREEEIADLGPTPVVGLPGVDDGGETRVLRAPAPVGVPGDGRAHRVPLSVFTTTASVEHACAPELSPLVTQVARFDNLSGHALLAGPVDLVRRSGYSGRGTLDFTAPAARAELAFGSLDDHRVVRHTEEVRDTSPLTQRTVLTRTVRLHLSRFSAPDAPTSSGAPGVSPEGAVVVRERIPVSEISAVQTRLREDACSPPPDAVDADGIVRWNLALAPGGHRTVTLVYEMTASGKVAGL; this is encoded by the coding sequence ATGTCCACGGCACCCGAGCCGATCCCCCTGCCCGTCACGGCCGTCACGTGTCTGGAGGACCGCGCCCACGTCGAGCGCACCGCCGTCCTCGACCTCGAGGCCGGGGTCCAGCGGCTGCGGCTGGGCCCGGTGAGCGCGCTGGCCGTCGACCGCACGCTGCACGCCGAGCTCACCGCCGACGCCCCGGCGACCGTGCTCGACGCGCGGATCGTCCGCGAGTGGAGCCCGCGTGGCCCCGGGCCCACCGACGACGACACCCCGCTGCGGCACCGCGCGCACGCCCTCGAAGAGGAGTTGCGCGTCCTGGGCCGCCGGCGCGACCGGCTGCGCACCCGTCTGGACACGCTCGGCCGTCTCGCCGCCGATCTGCTGCGCGAGATCGGTGAGGGCGCCGGTCACGGCGAGGTCGAGGGGCCCCGCTGGGACCGCGAACTGGACCGTCTGGACGGCGAGCGGGATTCCTGCGAGGAGCGACTGCGCGCCGTGGACGCCCGGTTCGCCGACCGCACCGCCGAACTCACGGCGGCTCGGCAGGCCATGGACCTGGCCGAGGAAGAACCGGCCGAACTGACCGGCCACATCGAGCTGACCGTGGAGGCCGCGGCCGCGGGACCGGCCGGTCTGCGGCTGAGCCATCTCACCGCCTGTGCGCTCTGGCGGCCCGTCTACCGGGCCGTGCTCGACGGGGAACTGCTCACCCTGGAGACCGACGCGATGGTCTGGCAGCGCACCGGCGAGGACTGGTCCGACGTGGCGCTGACCCTGTCCACGGCCCGGTCGGCGCAAGCTGCCGCCCCGCCGAGGCTGCGCGAGGACCGGCTCACCCTCCAGGACCGCTCCCCCGCGGAACGCCGCAGCGTCGACGTCGAGCTGCGCGAGGAGGAGATCGCGGACCTCGGCCCGACACCGGTGGTCGGTCTGCCGGGAGTGGACGACGGCGGCGAGACACGGGTGCTGCGCGCCCCCGCGCCGGTGGGCGTGCCCGGGGACGGCCGCGCCCATCGCGTGCCGCTGTCCGTCTTCACCACGACCGCGAGCGTCGAGCACGCCTGCGCGCCCGAACTGTCCCCGCTGGTCACCCAGGTGGCCCGGTTCGACAACCTGTCCGGCCACGCCCTGCTCGCCGGCCCCGTCGACCTGGTGCGCCGCAGTGGGTACAGCGGGCGCGGCACACTGGACTTCACCGCTCCCGCCGCCCGCGCCGAACTCGCCTTCGGCAGCCTCGACGACCACCGCGTCGTCCGTCACACCGAGGAGGTCCGCGACACCTCGCCCCTCACCCAGCGGACCGTGCTGACCCGCACCGTCCGGCTCCATCTGTCCCGCTTCTCCGCCCCCGACGCCCCGACCTCCTCCGGCGCCCCGGGCGTCTCCCCCGAAGGGGCTGTCGTCGTGCGCGAACGGATTCCCGTCTCCGAGATCTCCGCCGTGCAGACGCGCCTGCGCGAAGACGCCTGTTCGCCACCCCCGGACGCCGTCGACGCCGACGGCATCGTCCGGTGGAACCTCGCTCTCGCCCCCGGCGGCCACCGCACCGTCACCCTCGTCTACGAGATGACGGCGAGCGGTAAAGTCGCCGGCCTGTGA
- a CDS encoding LacI family DNA-binding transcriptional regulator, producing the protein MTRGARRAGSSGAPRSVDVARVAGVSQKTVSRVFNDEPYVSADVRRRVLEAADELGYRLNNAARALASGRTRSIGVVTLGTALYGPASLIMGVERAVRDTGYALRVVNTMEGDPAGVAPAVHSLLDQGVDGIVISEPIDDGRDGDLAARFDVDVPVLVLGAPPFSAPRSLVAGVGADVMARTATEHLLDLGHVTVHHLAGPQRWFAARDRARGWRSALVANGRVVPPVIEGDWSAASGYAAGRRLAADAGVTAVFTANDDMAIGLIRALTEAGRRVPDDVSVVGFDDIPVAAYVAPPLTTIRQPFDVVAQEGIKRLVHIIENPQADPMPASEPPVDLILRASTGPPPTRPPRDRGRRVAHRPDAGGPAPPAQATAPAQN; encoded by the coding sequence ATGACGCGAGGGGCAAGACGGGCCGGCAGTTCCGGCGCACCGCGCAGTGTGGACGTGGCCCGGGTCGCGGGCGTCTCGCAGAAGACGGTGTCCCGGGTCTTCAACGACGAGCCGTACGTCTCCGCCGATGTGCGCCGACGCGTCCTCGAGGCCGCCGACGAACTCGGCTACCGGCTGAACAACGCCGCCCGGGCACTCGCCTCCGGACGGACCCGGTCGATCGGCGTCGTGACACTGGGAACCGCCCTGTACGGACCCGCCTCGCTGATCATGGGCGTGGAGCGCGCCGTTCGGGACACGGGCTACGCCCTGCGCGTGGTCAACACCATGGAGGGCGACCCCGCGGGCGTCGCCCCCGCCGTCCATTCACTCCTCGACCAGGGCGTGGACGGCATCGTCATCTCCGAGCCGATCGACGACGGGCGGGACGGAGATCTCGCGGCCCGCTTCGACGTGGACGTACCCGTCCTCGTCCTCGGCGCGCCGCCGTTCTCGGCGCCGAGGTCGCTGGTGGCCGGTGTCGGCGCCGACGTCATGGCGCGGACGGCCACCGAACACCTGCTGGACCTGGGGCATGTGACGGTCCATCATCTGGCCGGGCCGCAGCGGTGGTTCGCCGCCCGGGACCGTGCCCGGGGCTGGCGTTCCGCGCTGGTCGCGAACGGCAGGGTGGTGCCGCCCGTCATCGAAGGCGACTGGTCGGCGGCCTCCGGTTACGCGGCCGGCCGACGGCTGGCTGCCGACGCCGGCGTGACCGCGGTGTTCACCGCCAACGACGACATGGCCATCGGCCTCATCCGGGCACTGACCGAGGCCGGCCGGCGCGTGCCGGACGACGTCAGCGTGGTCGGCTTCGACGACATCCCCGTCGCGGCCTACGTGGCTCCTCCGCTCACCACGATCCGGCAGCCGTTCGACGTCGTGGCACAGGAGGGGATCAAACGCCTCGTGCACATCATCGAGAACCCGCAGGCGGACCCCATGCCGGCGAGCGAGCCACCGGTCGACCTCATCCTCCGCGCCTCGACCGGCCCGCCTCCCACCCGGCCGCCCCGGGATCGTGGCCGCCGTGTCGCCCACCGTCCGGACGCGGGCGGGCCCGCCCCTCCCGCGCAGGCGACCGCCCCCGCCCAGAACTGA
- a CDS encoding sugar ABC transporter ATP-binding protein → MADTATAPAAGPGTPAPVAEATGISKRFGATVALRDARIAVAPGESHALVGRNGAGKSTLVSILTGLQQSDTGTLRFTGEPAPAVGDIDAWRSRVACVYQRSTIIGELTVAENLFLNRQSGGAVRPIRWKQLRRRAEELLAEYGVAVDPTARARDLTVEQRQFVEIARALSFGARFIILDEPTAKLDARGIERLFDKLRDLQAQGVAFLFISHHLQEVYDLCSTVTVYRDAAHILTAPVAELGHQALVEAMTGESAAVVGAAGRPPVARAGAAQLLTLDALTLPGACEDISFAVRAGEVVGLAGATASGNVQVGEAIAGLHRARAGRISVRDRAVRTGSVPSALAAGVGFVPEDRHLQGLVGNRSVAENATLTVTDQLGPFGTVLPARTRAFARNMIRDLDIKTPGAATPVSALSGGNQQKVVVARALATVPDVLVAIRPTNGVDVKSKEFLLGRIRQVADDDKAALIVSDELDDLKVCDRVLVMFHGRVVAEFDRGWRDEDLVAAIEGVSGDTAHTIASPLSASSGADEHGR, encoded by the coding sequence ATGGCGGACACCGCGACCGCGCCTGCGGCCGGCCCCGGCACCCCGGCCCCGGTGGCCGAGGCGACCGGCATCAGCAAACGATTCGGCGCGACCGTCGCGCTGCGCGACGCCCGTATCGCCGTCGCCCCGGGCGAGTCGCACGCCCTGGTCGGACGCAACGGCGCCGGCAAGTCGACGCTCGTGTCGATCCTCACCGGCCTCCAGCAGTCCGACACCGGGACGCTGCGCTTTACCGGCGAGCCCGCCCCCGCCGTCGGCGACATCGACGCCTGGCGCTCCCGCGTCGCCTGCGTCTACCAGCGATCCACGATCATCGGTGAGCTGACGGTCGCGGAGAACCTCTTCCTGAACCGGCAGAGCGGCGGCGCGGTCCGGCCCATCCGCTGGAAGCAGCTGCGCCGGCGGGCCGAGGAACTGCTCGCCGAGTACGGCGTGGCCGTCGACCCCACCGCGCGGGCCAGGGACCTCACCGTCGAGCAGCGTCAGTTCGTCGAGATCGCCCGGGCCCTGTCCTTCGGCGCGCGCTTCATCATCCTCGACGAGCCGACCGCCAAGCTCGACGCCCGCGGCATCGAGCGGCTGTTCGACAAGCTGCGGGACCTCCAGGCCCAGGGCGTCGCGTTCCTGTTCATCTCGCACCACCTGCAAGAGGTGTACGACCTCTGCAGCACCGTCACCGTCTACCGCGACGCGGCCCACATCCTCACCGCGCCCGTCGCGGAGCTCGGGCACCAGGCCCTGGTGGAGGCCATGACCGGCGAGTCCGCCGCCGTGGTCGGCGCCGCGGGCCGGCCCCCGGTCGCGCGGGCGGGCGCCGCACAACTGCTGACGCTGGACGCGCTGACGCTGCCCGGCGCCTGCGAGGACATCTCCTTCGCGGTCCGCGCCGGCGAGGTCGTCGGCCTCGCCGGCGCGACGGCCAGCGGCAATGTGCAGGTCGGCGAGGCGATCGCCGGGCTGCACCGGGCCAGGGCGGGCCGGATCTCGGTCCGCGACAGGGCCGTGCGCACCGGCAGCGTGCCGTCCGCGCTCGCCGCCGGGGTCGGCTTCGTCCCCGAGGACCGCCACCTCCAGGGACTGGTCGGCAACCGCAGCGTGGCGGAGAACGCCACCCTGACCGTCACCGACCAGCTCGGCCCGTTCGGCACGGTGCTGCCCGCCCGGACCAGGGCGTTCGCCCGGAACATGATCCGCGACCTCGACATCAAGACCCCCGGAGCCGCCACCCCGGTCTCCGCCCTCTCCGGCGGCAACCAGCAGAAGGTCGTCGTCGCGCGCGCCCTGGCCACCGTCCCCGACGTCCTGGTGGCCATCCGGCCCACCAACGGCGTGGACGTCAAGTCCAAGGAGTTCCTGCTCGGCAGGATCCGGCAGGTCGCGGACGACGACAAGGCCGCGCTGATCGTCTCCGACGAGCTGGACGACCTCAAGGTCTGTGACCGGGTCCTCGTCATGTTCCACGGGCGGGTCGTCGCCGAGTTCGACCGCGGCTGGCGGGACGAGGACCTCGTCGCCGCCATCGAGGGCGTCTCTGGCGACACGGCCCACACCATCGCGTCACCCCTGTCCGCCTCATCCGGCGCAGACGAGCACGGAAGGTAG
- a CDS encoding L-fuconate dehydratase: MTATCSRITAVDTYDVRFPTSRELDGSDAMNPDPDYSAAYVVLRTDARDGHEGHGFTFTIGRGNDVQVAAIGALRPHLVGRSVEELCADPGSLSRDLIGDSQLRWLGPEKGVMHMAIGAVLNAVWDLAAKREDKPLWQLLAHADPEWLVSQVDFRYIADALTPEDALSLLREGRTGIAEREAMLRETGYPGYTTSPGWLGYSDDKLTRLAKQAVADGFTQIKLKVGADLDDDIRRLRTARAAVGDGIRIAIDANQRWNVDEAIEWTNALAEFDPYWIEEPTSPDDVLGHASVRRAVAPVKVATGEHVQNRIVFKQLLQAGAIDVLQIDAARVGGVNENLAILLLAAKFGVPVCPHAGGVGLCELVQHLSMFDYLALSGTTENRVIEFVDHLHEHFTAPVVMRDGHYRAPLAPGFSATMREESITAYRYPDGAFWTADRAAQEGTA, encoded by the coding sequence TTGACTGCAACCTGCTCCCGGATCACCGCGGTCGACACCTACGACGTCCGCTTCCCCACCTCGCGGGAACTCGACGGCTCCGACGCGATGAACCCGGATCCCGACTACTCCGCCGCCTATGTCGTCCTGCGCACCGACGCCCGTGACGGACACGAGGGCCACGGCTTCACCTTCACCATCGGACGCGGCAACGACGTCCAGGTCGCCGCGATCGGAGCGCTGAGACCCCACCTGGTCGGGCGCTCCGTCGAGGAACTGTGCGCCGACCCGGGCTCGCTCAGCCGCGACCTGATCGGCGACAGCCAGCTGCGCTGGCTCGGCCCCGAGAAGGGCGTGATGCACATGGCGATCGGCGCCGTGCTCAACGCCGTGTGGGACCTCGCCGCCAAGCGGGAGGACAAGCCGCTGTGGCAGCTGCTCGCCCACGCCGACCCCGAATGGCTGGTCTCCCAGGTCGACTTCCGCTACATCGCCGACGCCCTCACCCCCGAGGACGCCCTGAGCCTGCTGCGCGAGGGCCGCACCGGCATCGCGGAGCGGGAGGCGATGCTGCGCGAGACCGGCTACCCGGGCTACACCACCTCCCCGGGCTGGCTCGGCTACTCCGACGACAAGCTCACCCGGCTGGCCAAGCAGGCCGTCGCCGACGGCTTCACCCAGATCAAGCTGAAGGTCGGCGCGGACCTGGACGACGACATCCGCCGCCTGCGCACCGCGCGTGCCGCCGTCGGCGACGGGATCCGCATCGCCATCGACGCCAACCAGCGGTGGAACGTGGACGAGGCGATCGAGTGGACCAACGCGCTCGCCGAGTTCGACCCGTACTGGATCGAGGAGCCCACCAGCCCGGACGACGTCCTCGGCCACGCCTCCGTGCGCCGCGCGGTCGCCCCCGTGAAGGTCGCCACCGGCGAGCACGTGCAGAACCGCATCGTCTTCAAGCAGCTCCTCCAGGCCGGCGCCATCGACGTCCTCCAGATCGACGCCGCCCGGGTCGGCGGAGTCAACGAGAACCTCGCGATCCTGCTGCTCGCCGCCAAGTTCGGGGTCCCGGTCTGCCCGCACGCCGGCGGGGTCGGCCTGTGCGAGCTGGTGCAGCACCTGTCGATGTTCGACTACCTGGCGCTGTCCGGCACGACCGAGAACCGCGTCATCGAGTTCGTCGACCACCTTCACGAGCACTTCACCGCGCCCGTCGTCATGCGCGACGGCCACTACCGGGCACCGCTCGCCCCCGGGTTCTCCGCCACCATGCGCGAGGAGTCCATCACCGCGTACCGCTACCCGGACGGCGCCTTCTGGACCGCCGACCGCGCTGCTCAGGAAGGAACGGCATGA